In the genome of Piliocolobus tephrosceles isolate RC106 chromosome 20, ASM277652v3, whole genome shotgun sequence, the window TTAATAGTCCACATACAGACTGCCAAAGGTATGCAGATGATTTTCCAAGTCTCATTTAGGATGATGTGATAGATCGGGATCCCCAACCCGTTAGAAACTGGGCCCCACGGCAAGAGGTGAGCTGCGgccagtgaagcttcatctgtatttgcaGCCATTCCCTGTGGCTTACATTACCATCTGAGCTCTGcatcctgtcagatcagcagcagcattggagtctcataggagtgtgaaccctattgaaCTGCGCATGCACGGGATCTAGGTTGTACGCTttttgtgagaatctaatgcctaatgatctgtcagtgtctcccatcatccccagatgggactgtcaaGTTGCACGAAAACAAGCTTGGGGCTCCCACTGATTGTACATTATGGTgcattgtataattatttcattgtatattacaatgcaataataataaagtgcacaataaatgtaatgtgcttgaatcatcctgaaaccatctgtCCCCCCacctgtggaaaaattgtcttccacaaaactggtccctggtgccagaaaggctGGGGAATGCTGTGGTAGATGGTCCTCTGATCTGTGTGGCTTTCTCAGTGACATCAGATGAAGTATTGTTACTCCCGAGTACATGAATATCATGACGCTTGGTTAAATTAACAAGTACCCATCTTGTTTCCCAAAAATGAACTCCTTGGAGTGACAAGGTTTATTTAACaggttaaaaattaaattatacacTCAAATTTACTTGTTTGGATAATCACCTACAGCAAAATCACTTATCTGTAAAAATCACCTTAAATGTCTCCACCACACGACCCATTTTTTccaaatgacaacaaagaatttgGTAAAACCAAAGGCTGCACATCCCTTTGGAGTTTGGGCTACAGTATTTCATAGAAAATGGCTGAAGTAAGCTCCTGAATGGCCCTTCTTGAGGCTCTGGGAGAGGCAGTGTGCCAGCACCTGGGCACTTTCCTCAGTACACATTTGGGACCAATCCACTCAGAGGGTGGCCTCGCTTCCACTCAGCATGGCTGTGCTTGGACTTGGAGGAATGGGGCAGATGCTCTAGGAGGTCCTCTGTAACCAGTTTCCTACAGGGTTAggtttctctctctgttctcagAGACAGAGAAATGTATATAGAAGTCGTATCTTTGATGCTTACTTTTTACATTGAAAAAAGTGGCAGAGAACTCAACCACACTTACACATACCCCAGCCTGGTTGCGGCCTGTGCATGAGCAGAGGTCAAGATTTCTCCTCTCCAGAATCCCACTGCCAGAGACCAACTGGGATCCAAGGAGTTAAACAGCTTAATCCTAGGACTGTAAGAAATAAAGGCTTATGGACCCTGATTTTACATTTCATTATTCATGTAATTAAGCAAATGATATTTGTTTCAATTAAGAATCCTATTTCTGCAGAACCTAAATTATAACAGAAATAgatctttaaaaaattgcaaaactaCTTTTACAAAGCAGACATTTattaacaccttttttttttgtagaatttctAAAGAAACAAATTCAAGACAAAAATCCCTCCAGTAGGTAACAAAATAATCTATTGTTTCAATTCCTTCTGATCAAGTGACTTTATTCCATAAAACAGTACATCAGCTGGGTAGGTTCGGTCTCCTCTGGATGTGTGAcagtcattatttatttgttctgtaAACCTAAGTAGGATACAGTGACATTGTCATAACTAAATTTGAAGTAAATTAGTATTGTGACCTGCAAGGGCAGGTGTGAAACATGTTATCAGCGCCTGAAACATCTTGTAGTGGTTTCACTAACATAAGTTAAAACATAAGCACTTAGGAAGAAAGTCTTCCCTCATTAATTTCTGGCATAGTGCAGCTACATCTTCATCCTGGAACTTACGGACAAAGTACCTTCCTCTtagaaaatcaaagtattttcacagcaagtttaataaattaaaaatgtaaagaaaaaaggaactagTGAACAAAAGAATTCTCCAAGGTTCCCTTTTTAAATTAGTATGTTTAAATGTTACATGTGAATCAAAGCATTTCACAAGCATGTGGCACATACTCAAGGCCCTAAAACCAATTGTCACCGTTTAGCAAATACAGCagaatttgtcttttcattgtgaattttttaaagcaataattcAGTCCTGCATGAAACAGCCAAAGGAGCATTTGAGACAAAGTTACTGGTTCTTCACAATCAAATCTTTAAGGCATAATCGGAGGTAAGTGTGCTGAGACTTTTGGTCCCTTCTTCTATGTTCTCACATGCTCCCAAGGAAACAGACATGTCAGTTACTTGCCTGTTTCCATCTCTAGGTGTGGAAATGAGAAGTCTGGGTTTCTGGAAATTACAGAAATCAAGTcagaaaaacctggaaaaaatattaatactctGTTCTACAATTTGCCACAGTCAcctcattttgcaaataaaatgacTACACAACTTTCAAGTACTCTAAAGCATCTTAATTTTTCACGCCTCTGCAAAAAAATACTATATTGTTTTGCTAGACTCTTTGGTAGGACAGCTTTTAcctaatctgatttttttaagactgaaacTGAACAGCCTCATCTCATTTCTAAGTTGATTTTATGACAAACTTCCTAGCTGCATATGTGCTGAGATTACGCTAGCAGTTTTGCAGGTGTTCAATCTGTCATACCTTGTTTACTGCCTACAAatggggggtggggagaaatGAATGCAACCATTCATTTCTTCACTTGCATTTGAGGGTCCCCACAGAAAATCAGATTTGCTTCAATTCAACAGGGAAGAAATGGCTGAAAATATGTGGCCCCAGTTTTATTTCAGCTTGGAAGAAAAATACCTTAAAAGTAGTTATGAGAAAAGTAAACCCACATGGAAATATAAGGCAGGGTGAGAAGCCAGGAAGACTGCTAACGACAATATCAGGAGCTGGTTCAGTGCTCTGTACCCTGCAATTAAGACCAGCAGTTGTCTAAACAAGATAATCAAGAATTAGAACGATTAACCTACACCCTACACCAGAATTAAGTGAGGTTATGTTCACTGCCTTGTTTGTCAATAaagtagctgagatcatgcagATCAGGATTTTTGAGGGAAAGCTTTTAAAATGCTGTGATAAAGCCGTGCAAGTTAGCAGAAGTTCAGGAAAATCTGCAGAGGCCGTTCTTGCCCACATCTTTGCACGTGAACAATTGTTTATCTTAGCCCCACATCATCTTGAGTTCAGTACCACACGCGCAGACTAACAGGATGAGAAGTGCTTGAAGCTCTTACTCCATGTTGCTCAAAGAGTGAAGCTGTGTGGGCATCGAGTCTGTCTGTGGGGTCAACTCACTAAGCTCGCTGATGGTGGTGGCCAGCAGGGTGTCCTGGGACACCACGGAGTCATCTGACTTGCAGGCTGTGTCTGCAGAACTGTTCTCCTGCATGGTAGGTACAGTGCCTTGGACTGCAGCCAGGTTGTGGAAATGGCCATTTTCTGCAAAAGACAGCAATTTATCCGAAAGTTTGGACGACACATACTCTTCATCAGGCTGTTCAGTCTTGTGTCCGTCATCGTTCTTGGGTGAGCCATCTACAATGACAAGGAAAGACTTCCATGGAGTATTCTTATCGTGTATCTATAagttaaacacaaaacaaaagtcACTGAATGTATCTCTGAACAAGTGCATCTTTTAAAACAACAGTCCCTCTACAACTTCAATTTTCAACTTTCACTAATAAGTACCCGCCTGCCACCACCCTCACTGTTACAGAGTAGTCATCGTGGATTGTGCTTTCCCTGGGCCTTGGGGCTTCATTCACTCCGTTAGTGTTCCACTGCAGAGACAACCCAAGGAGAAAGTACCTGTTGTCTCAACCTCTAACCACCTTGGAGAATGGTGGTAGGTATTTCTCTTAAGGGTTCTGTGTATCTAAGGGCAGCAGCTCGTTTCTCAAACAAGCCAACCCATTGCTTACTGAGGTGTGCCGCCGAAGAGTGGACTTGTCGGTAAATGTCCTTCCGCACGCATTGCACATGAACGGCCTCTCCCCTGTGTGGATGCGGCGGTGGCGCTGGAGGGCGTTGAGTTGGGTGAACTGCTTGCCGCACTGGTCACAGCAGTAGGGACGCTCCCctgaggcagggagaaaggaGACTGCTAGTGGGTATCTTTGGCCTACTGTGCTTAATTCTGAATACACACTTGAATGAATGATGCTGCTGCAAACCACTGGGAAGCCTCAGCATCCAGCATAAGGAAGGTTATGTTGGGAACACCTTAAGGGCTACAAATCTATGTATATAATACCAAGAATGTATGGCCTACACCAAAAAGGGGCCAAGACATGTGCCTGCAGCAGGTACTATAACTACAGGAATGACacctgttttccacagtgatggAGTTAAAATTACAAGTCCCCTAACAACTgaatatgcgtgtgtgtgtgtgcatatactaACATGCACAGATTATCCCTATGTCCACACATCCACATCCACTTCCTACATTCACACCATGACTAAGCTGTCTGTCCTTTTCAGTAAAAACTCCATGTAGCAAAGGGACTTAGTCTTCTCCCATTGTAAGTGCTCCCACTTTTCAGTTTCTCCGAGTTAGAAACAATCTCTAAAAAAATGCTATTATGACATACAAAGTTCGGCCAGTTTTCTTCAAAAGCTTAGTTCCAAGTAATTTACTGGTAAATCTACaagttttggaattttttttttttttttttggccaaactAAACTCCCTTCCCTGGGACATTCCAACCATACCTGTGTGGACTTTAATATGCTGGTAGAGTGAATTCCGCTGGGCAAAAGTCCTGAAACATACTTCACATTTAAAGGGTTTGGATCCAGTATGGATTCTATTGTGGTGTTTTAAGTACTCCTTAGAAGCAAAACTCTTGCCACATGTTTCACACATAAAAGGTCTTTCACctacatgaaaaaatgaaataaaatcataaacaatACAGGCATTAAAAACACATGGAACAGTAGGCCTACACTGTTAAAACCCACGTGAACTCCTCAAAAGTGCCTGTAGGCAGCATGTTACATTTTCTAGtaaaaattatcataaaatatacatgtaagaTGCTTGCCACTTACTGAAAATTCGTGTAAAATATCCTTGGAAATTGCAAGAAAAATTCCATTTGACTAGAATCAAAGAGGTATTGTTTGTTCAGCTGGCtcacattttagaaattattccaaacaagaaaataatttcgCAACTTCTGTTTGGAGGAACTGCTGGATTATTTTCAAAGGAACACTTCTATGGATCTTTATCAGAATAAAGGGGAAGTTGACAATGGATATATATCACTATTCTAGAGTAGCAACTCCaatcaacttgattgaattgtaggacaaaagttttaaataccATCTCACTTTCTGTAGTTTAATCCCACAAATCAGACTTACTAAATTATTAGCTGTGCTCCTGATTTcacaaacatcaaaataaaaacagtgactTTAATAAAATCTTACCATATTAATATTCTTACCAAAGGACCAATTCTAACTTAATCCTTCATTATAACCTGACTTTGTCCCCAATCCCAAGCTTTCTTTAGACAACAATTCTACTCATTCTATAGTTGTAACTCATGTCATTAAATGCTAATTTCATGACATTAAATGAGAATTGCATTTAATGACATGAATTATGACTTCAGAATGAGCAGAACTGGTGTCTAATCACACAGACGTGGTGTCTAATGAGTCAGAGACATGTCATCTCTGTCTCACCTGCATTTGAACTTCAGACTTATAAGCCAGTGTTTACAAGTAAGAGTAAAAAATGCAAGCAAAGAAGAAACTTAGAAGAACTGGAACACTTCAGTGCTGTATGCTTCTGTATCTTCCACAAGATTCTGAACCTCAGGGTTACTGTGCTGAAGCAGAATAAAGCCAACTTAAATTTTCTCTGTCACATAATAAATCATAAAgactttggaaaacagaaatgagatAATCTTACTACCTTAATATATCATAacaacttattttcttctggtcTTTTATGTGCGGTTTTCAATACAGTTGAGGTGAACTGTACGcttaattgtgcattttaaagttGAACATCCAAGTACAGACTTTTTCATGTCATTCAGAGCCCTTACTCCGAATAGCCGGGTCATAAGCCAGGGTATAGATTTACCAGAGTTTACTGGAGCACTTCCTTGTAGTTGGACCATCAGGCTGTTTCCCATTCTTAGTTAATACAAATAGGAAGAAGGGGGGATAACAGCATATAGCTCTTCCCATATGTTGGACAATTTCTTTAGGACagagtcttagaaaaaaaattttcagttaaCAACAGTAAGAACTATTTTATATCTCTTGATACCTAAGACTTGTATGCCAGATCCTATGGCCTGGTGGTACGAAAGCCAAGGCCACATGCACACTAGCAACGAAGGCAGTGGGtgtatgtttattcattttgctCACTTACTAGGAAAAGCTATATCATGGCTTTAACCTGCACCACCTTGACAGATGTCAACTTCAAAGTTAATCAATTGCATTTCCTTCTACATCTAGGAAAGACATTCAATCACAACAGCATGGGTATTTACCTGTGTGACACCTTTTATGATAAATCAGCATGTGGTTCTGAGTGAATCTTGCACCACATTCATCACAGACAAAAGGTTTTTCCCCTGTATGAATTCTGAAAGTACAACATTCAGATGATAACTTAGGATGTATTTCAAAGCTCACTTTGCAGTACAATTTCCACTCTATCCTGCAAAAATCATTTATTCCAAGAGACCTAATGAGAATGACTGTAGTGACAGGTCAAGAGCCCATAATCTCCATCCCAAAATAAACTGAGTTTCTGCACAAGGTCAATGGATCCACACATTTTCCCTAAGTCACTGACCGGAATGTTCATCTACACCTGCTCATAAGCCCTGCTGCTGGTGCTATAAGGCATGTGCAGGTAGAGACCAGGCCtttgcagattttttaaaacactaaagACCACCATCTAATATTTGTAAAGCTGTCTCATACAGAATAATCAGCCACAAACACCTTAGGAACTACTGCTGATTAAGTGTCACATGATCAAAAATGTTACTCTCATTTCCTAATATGACATAACCGGTAGAGAAAGGAGAACTGTTCTCAAAATGCTGAAGgtggcatttttaaaatgcatcagCATTTTAATGTCACAACTAGTATGAAGTAGCAATCAACCATAATTTACTGAGCAATTCCTAAACCaagtatttttaacttattaGATAAAGTAAAAGATGAACACCATGCTACTAACCCAAGAGTGACCTAGGTTTGAGGGCAGAACTAGAATAGAAGAGAAAACAATGACTTGTTGGGATTCCAAGAATAAATATACTAAGAACTATAAGGaaacttatttaaaaacatcaccaaacACCTACAGTTCAGAAACATATTAAGAAACAGAAAGCATTGTCTGTCCAGATTCTGGAGTGTAGACTGCCCAGATGGCACTTCCAAGCCTGAGAACCGAAAAACCAGAGACGAGTCCTAAAGCCCTAAATGGCATCTCACTGAGGTCTCTACTGAGACTGTGGGACCCGGGGGGTCACAGAACCCAAGATCTAAATGAAGAGtcaggaaaggagaaataaaggcaACGAGGCCCAACTCTTCCTCCAGCACAGCGGGGCAAGCCCGTGGCCGCTGTCGCAGTCCCACCAGGGGGACGTCCATGCCAGCAGGGGCGCCCCGGGGGTCTCAGAACAAGGGAGCAGAGCCATCATTCGCAGCCCCTCTACCTTGACAGAGAACTCAACGCTGTCTCGAAATAAGCCCCCAGGTTTGGAGCGGAGAAATTAAGCAGTGAGCCATCACCGGGTCCAAATCCCAGGACGACCTCAGTGCTTGACACGCCCTTCCAGTGCGCAGGGACCCCTCTGGACGGCTCTATGCGTACCTCATGTGCGTCTTGAGCGCGGACGGCTGCGAGAACCTGGCGCCGCACTCAGTGCAGCCGTAGGGCCTGTCTCCCGTGTGTGTGCGCTCATGCAGCCGCAGCGCAGTCTTGGAGCTCAGGCCCTTTCCGCACTGGCCACAGCGGTGCCGCTCGCCTCCACCCTCGTGCACCTGCAGCACGTGCCGCTTCACGTCCTTCTTGCGCTTGAACTTCTTGCCGCACAGCTCGCATGGGAAGTGGCGCTCGCTGCTGTGCACATGGCGCTGGTGGCTCTTCAGGTTGCAGCGGTTGGCGAAGGTCTGGCCGCAGGTGTCGCAGCGGTACACCACCTCGGTGGCCACGCCGTGGCGGTGCTTGCTGTGCTTCAGGAAGCTCTTCTCATACAGAAACGCCTTCTCGCAAATGCTGCACTTAAAGTTGctcttcttcttctccccttcttcgtcctcctcctcctcctcctcttcctcctccggCCCTGCTTTCTTCGACACTTCCTCCAACTCAGCACCCACCTGGCAACCCTCATGTTTGGAAATTGGCTCCATCTCTGTGCCCACCCTGTCCGGGCTTTGGTCCTGGTGACACCTGTAGTCCCCCATATCACCCTCAGCACTTTTCTGCTGCTCTCGGAGTCTTCTGGTATATTTCTTTTTAGGGATCTCCACAAAGACCTTCTTCCCAGCCAACCTTCCACTAGCTCTCCTGATTTTAGGGTAGGGAGGCTTAACTACCTCTTTCTTCTTGTCTAGTTTGTCCTTGGACTTCTTTGGTGGCAAATCTGAAGACATGCCATTGCTGGCTCTCTCTCCTGGGTAGCCCAAGGAATCCGTGAGACCATTGGGGTGAGGGCCATCCGTGGCCACACTTGCCCTGGGGGCAGGAGCAGCACTAACTTGGGAGCCACtgctcacctccacctcctgggactCTGAGAAATTTTGCAACTCCAAAAGTACCGACTCTAACATCTGTTTCTTTAACTGAAAACAAGTTTCTGATAAGTCCAAACATTTCAGCTTTTCAGCCATTTCCAGCATTCGCTGCACCCGATCTTCTTCCACCTGCACCTTTGCAGTGTAGACAAACTCAAGAAATGAAGCAAAGTCAGCAACCTGCACTTCATTTAAGTAGACATTAGTCCTAGTACCATCCCCACTCTTCTCGTTAAGGAATACTTCCTTAAAAAACTTGCTGGTGGCAGCCAGCACTGCCTTATGGGCCATGAAGTCTTTGCGGACGCCCTGATACTCCACACTGACTGTCACGTCACACAGGtgacccaggaggcgaagctcaTGCATCTCATGCAGTAGGTTAAATGGGGAGGATTTGGATTCCAGCAGAACCGCACCGCTTTCcatctttcttccttccaaaaacagctttgaaaaagaaacaagaattatGCATGAGCAACCACTGAAGCAAAAGGACTAAAATTTATGAGGATTCCTTCAGCAATTGAGACGATATAGACTCATTAACAACCTAGCTTTACTCAGGTAAAGATTCGAATGACATTTTACTTCTTAGCACAGTTTTCTAAAGTGAAGTTCCTCATGCATTTTCCTAAGGTAATAAATTGGCATGGAAAAAATAGTGTATTCTAAGATTTCCTCCAGTGATAAACAAATGATGGAAGCTGTGATTAGTGAAATACATTAACACGGTAATTTGCTCACCAAGGTCACTGTCTAATTTGCTTACAAATATAGACCCCAAAACTGTAAAAGAATTAATGGCAACAATAATGTCTAGTTCTTTGATCAGGACACCAGATAATTAAAACACATAGCCACCACCATCTGGGAGCAAATCCAAAACATTAGGGAATCATTTCTGCCTTTGAAAAGAACCAACTAAATAACTACTTTCCATGAGGAAAACTTCTTGGAAAAGTAGTTCCCAACATCCTAAACTCGTCATAATTTGAATTATTGTTACTCTACGGAAATAATGCAAGTTCCACAGCTTTTACAAGCTGTGTTACTTTGAGCAAGCAACTTTTCTGAACCCATTTCCTCCTCTGAAGAAGGCTGACCGGCTGTTACCAGGGTTCCATGAGCCTGAAACTTGCTGGCTAATTGTTATTGGTTTCCCACACATAGGCCAAGGTGCTACAGTgatccccatttcatagatgaagacCTAACAGGGTAAAGCCAATGGCTGGTTGGGACCTGAGCCAGGCCCTGGTAGGACTCCGGATTCAACTCAAACTACTCAACACACTCTTCCCCTCAGCCTCGCCAAAGAGGCAAAGGGCTATCTTTAGCCCCTAAATCTTTCCACTGCAGTGGGTATGCAAATTTCAC includes:
- the GZF1 gene encoding GDNF-inducible zinc finger protein 1 isoform X2; its protein translation is MESGAVLLESKSSPFNLLHEMHELRLLGHLCDVTVSVEYQGVRKDFMAHKAVLAATSKFFKEVFLNEKSGDGTRTNVYLNEVQVADFASFLEFVYTAKVQVEEDRVQRMLEMAEKLKCLDLSETCFQLKKQMLESVLLELQNFSESQEVEVSSGSQVSAAPAPRASVATDGPHPNGLTDSLGYPGERASNGMSSDLPPKKSKDKLDKKKEVVKPPYPKIRRASGRLAGKKVFVEIPKKKYTRRLREQQKSAEGDMGDYRCHQDQSPDRVGTEMEPISKHEGCQVGAELEEVSKKAGPEEEEEEEEEDEEGEKKKSNFKCSICEKAFLYEKSFLKHSKHRHGVATEVVYRCDTCGQTFANRCNLKSHQRHVHSSERHFPCELCGKKFKRKKDVKRHVLQVHEGGGERHRCGQCGKGLSSKTALRLHERTHTGDRPYGCTECGARFSQPSALKTHMRIHTGEKPFVCDECGARFTQNHMLIYHKRCHTGERPFMCETCGKSFASKEYLKHHNRIHTGSKPFKCEVCFRTFAQRNSLYQHIKVHTGERPYCCDQCGKQFTQLNALQRHRRIHTGERPFMCNACGRTFTDKSTLRRHTSMAHPRTMTDTRLNSLMKSMCRPNFRINCCLLQKMAISTTWLQSKALYLPCRRTVLQTQPASQMTPWCPRTPCWPPPSASLVS
- the GZF1 gene encoding GDNF-inducible zinc finger protein 1 isoform X1, with translation MESGAVLLESKSSPFNLLHEMHELRLLGHLCDVTVSVEYQGVRKDFMAHKAVLAATSKFFKEVFLNEKSGDGTRTNVYLNEVQVADFASFLEFVYTAKVQVEEDRVQRMLEMAEKLKCLDLSETCFQLKKQMLESVLLELQNFSESQEVEVSSGSQVSAAPAPRASVATDGPHPNGLTDSLGYPGERASNGMSSDLPPKKSKDKLDKKKEVVKPPYPKIRRASGRLAGKKVFVEIPKKKYTRRLREQQKSAEGDMGDYRCHQDQSPDRVGTEMEPISKHEGCQVGAELEEVSKKAGPEEEEEEEEEDEEGEKKKSNFKCSICEKAFLYEKSFLKHSKHRHGVATEVVYRCDTCGQTFANRCNLKSHQRHVHSSERHFPCELCGKKFKRKKDVKRHVLQVHEGGGERHRCGQCGKGLSSKTALRLHERTHTGDRPYGCTECGARFSQPSALKTHMRIHTGEKPFVCDECGARFTQNHMLIYHKRCHTGERPFMCETCGKSFASKEYLKHHNRIHTGSKPFKCEVCFRTFAQRNSLYQHIKVHTGERPYCCDQCGKQFTQLNALQRHRRIHTGERPFMCNACGRTFTDKSTLRRHTSIHDKNTPWKSFLVIVDGSPKNDDGHKTEQPDEEYVSSKLSDKLLSFAENGHFHNLAAVQGTVPTMQENSSADTACKSDDSVVSQDTLLATTISELSELTPQTDSMPTQLHSLSNME